In Bacillus cytotoxicus NVH 391-98, the following are encoded in one genomic region:
- the spoIID gene encoding stage II sporulation protein D — protein sequence MKISKPLFITMALLITLVIIVPAILVIPYAKTKVSQPSKNPPVVQNVPAPQKVNTAVQVSVYRDAKKSVEQLPLEEYVTGVVASEMNASFELEALKAQALAARTFIVQRMLSGAKKQNADVTDTVNDQVYKSKEELKKIWGKDYEKNLKKVEEAVSKTAGQVLTYEGSPITASFFSTSNGRTENAADYWGNDYPYLKSVDSPWDQASPKFTSEQTFTVADFQKRLGVKILENGKVGNIQERTEGKRVKGVEFQGKVLTGKEVRTKLGLRSSDFTWKQQGNHIVVTTKGYGHGVGMSQYGANGMAKEGKEYTEIVAHYYKGIEIKTLNDYEGKLMAKN from the coding sequence ATGAAAATTTCAAAGCCACTTTTCATTACAATGGCGCTCTTAATAACGCTTGTTATTATTGTGCCAGCCATACTTGTCATTCCATACGCAAAAACGAAAGTAAGTCAGCCGTCTAAAAATCCTCCAGTCGTTCAAAATGTGCCAGCTCCTCAGAAGGTAAATACTGCTGTTCAAGTGTCAGTATATCGCGATGCCAAAAAAAGTGTCGAGCAGTTACCGCTAGAAGAATATGTTACGGGCGTTGTAGCATCTGAAATGAATGCAAGCTTCGAGTTAGAGGCATTAAAAGCACAGGCACTAGCAGCTAGAACATTTATCGTACAGCGTATGTTAAGCGGTGCGAAGAAACAGAATGCAGATGTAACAGACACGGTGAATGATCAAGTATACAAAAGTAAAGAAGAATTAAAGAAGATATGGGGTAAGGACTATGAGAAGAATTTGAAAAAGGTTGAAGAAGCTGTATCGAAAACGGCCGGACAAGTTTTAACGTATGAAGGTAGCCCGATTACAGCTTCTTTCTTTTCAACGAGTAATGGACGCACGGAAAATGCTGCAGATTATTGGGGAAATGATTACCCGTACTTAAAGAGTGTGGACAGTCCATGGGATCAAGCTTCGCCGAAATTTACGAGTGAACAAACATTTACTGTAGCTGACTTTCAAAAGCGACTTGGGGTAAAGATACTGGAAAACGGAAAAGTCGGTAATATTCAAGAGCGCACAGAAGGAAAACGTGTAAAAGGTGTCGAGTTTCAAGGGAAAGTATTAACAGGGAAAGAAGTGCGAACAAAGCTTGGCTTACGCTCCTCTGATTTTACATGGAAACAACAGGGGAATCATATTGTCGTTACAACGAAAGGATACGGACATGGTGTTGGCATGAGTCAATATGGTGCGAATGGAATGGCAAAAGAGGGAAAAGAGTATACAGAGATTGTTGCGCATTATTATAAAGGAATCGAAATTAAAACGTTAAATGACTATGAAGGCAAGTTAATGGCGAAAAATTAA
- a CDS encoding LytTR family transcriptional regulator DNA-binding domain-containing protein translates to MALLELKQLGKTNQLPVIDMSVEKGQCVVLQCNNHTAKVLHRIIIGEEDASSGTVLFEEEPIRKSAYSRIGFCFLKDEAYNRLKVKEYLSFLSGLYDSNIDIEEIVKCVGLLDKLDTKIEKLSFSEKRRLHIGRVMVHNPDLIILEEPEQNVDIESTIIIRKAIMKMKENGKAIFITSSFLSDALSLTEDVYILNQEGVKKIEFEQEEVEEKEEEKGVQMIPQMKLERIPAKVNDKIILLDPMEIHFIETQSGTTHIHVHEEDFICTLTLSELENRLKGFGFFRCHRSYLVNLQRVREVITWTRNSFSLILDDDRKSSIPLSKGRMDELKDVIGL, encoded by the coding sequence ATGGCGTTACTCGAGCTAAAACAACTAGGGAAGACAAATCAGTTGCCGGTTATAGATATGAGCGTTGAAAAAGGACAATGCGTTGTACTGCAATGTAATAATCATACTGCTAAAGTATTGCACCGCATTATCATTGGGGAAGAAGATGCTTCTTCCGGAACGGTATTATTTGAAGAAGAGCCAATTCGCAAAAGTGCATATTCCCGCATTGGATTTTGTTTTTTAAAAGATGAAGCATATAACCGTTTGAAAGTGAAAGAATATCTTTCCTTTTTGTCTGGATTGTATGACTCAAATATTGACATAGAAGAAATTGTAAAATGCGTTGGATTGCTCGATAAGTTGGATACAAAGATAGAGAAGCTATCATTTTCTGAAAAGCGTCGCCTTCATATTGGGAGAGTGATGGTTCATAATCCGGATTTAATTATTTTAGAAGAACCAGAGCAAAATGTAGATATTGAAAGTACAATTATCATTCGCAAGGCAATTATGAAGATGAAAGAGAACGGAAAAGCCATTTTTATTACATCGTCCTTTTTATCTGATGCACTCTCCTTAACGGAGGATGTATACATATTAAATCAAGAAGGTGTAAAAAAGATTGAATTTGAACAGGAAGAAGTAGAAGAGAAAGAGGAAGAAAAAGGGGTTCAAATGATTCCGCAAATGAAATTGGAAAGAATTCCGGCAAAAGTGAACGACAAAATTATTTTGTTGGATCCGATGGAGATTCATTTTATTGAAACGCAAAGTGGTACAACTCATATTCATGTTCATGAAGAAGATTTTATATGTACATTAACATTAAGTGAGTTAGAAAATAGATTAAAAGGATTCGGTTTCTTTCGATGTCACCGATCGTACCTTGTGAACTTACAACGTGTAAGAGAAGTCATCACTTGGACGCGAAATAGTTTCAGTTTAATTTTAGATGATGATCGCAAAAGTTCCATTCCGCTTTCAAAAGGAAGAATGGATGAATTGAAAGATGTCATTGGACTATAA